A single genomic interval of Armigeres subalbatus isolate Guangzhou_Male chromosome 1, GZ_Asu_2, whole genome shotgun sequence harbors:
- the LOC134206991 gene encoding uncharacterized protein LOC134206991 — protein sequence MSSMVPTSVPNVANLSVAHDVPRRQLFGSPTSQQLAARHVVPRELPAFAGDPVEWPLFLSCYQNTTDMCGYSDGENLMRLQRCLKGNALEAVRSHMMHPTSVPLIIDTLKTLYGRPEQIINSLLSKLRATPTPKPEHLESLIGFGLACKNLCSHLQAAGFHDHLSNPLLLQELVSKLPATLKLNWSLFKRQHVNADLTTFGNYMDQIVTAASEVTFLCEADGHGKQEKPKTKEKMFMHTSEEKAVESVAANHKENKPKPCVACQKDGHKIKDCYSFRKMTLEDRWKLVQERFLCRRCLGSHGRFPCKASNCGETGCEDRHHMLLHLGNPQLSRATENAATTSTVTVHRQPKQTVLFRILPVSLHGNGKTIRTYAFLDDGSSRTLVEAKVAAELGVTGNVHLLCLQWTSGVERVEDESQLIKLQISGTTNTTRFDLKEVHTVKSLNLPAQSLAFSELTKQFPHLQGLPVQSYATAVPTILIGLDNSFVMATRKSREGIRGSPIAAKTRLGWTVYGSTCGEVVQSTHQLSHISVRSPDQELHDLVKEFFALESAGAVTSTKESDDDRRARQILEETTVRTESGRFQTGLLWRCDHVEFPNSRPMAEKRFRCLERRLASRPDPYDNVKIQITQYQAKGYAHKASPEEFASFDPKRTWFLPLNVVTNPRKLNKVRLVWDAAAKVQGHSFNSALLAGPDLLVPLPAVLSSFRQFEVAISADICEMFHQILIRPEDRSAQLFLWRDDPSKPFEVFVMDVATFGSTCSPSAAQFVKNRNAEEFSEEFPRAAEAITKRHYVDDFLCSVDTEQEAVELAEQVKLVHSKAGFVIRNWLSNSSYVLKRVGEQPTEMMEKVWIDRSDAYERVLGMVWKPEPDVFVFQGVFREEIQALLSTVPTKREVLRTVMSIFDPIGLVAIFVIHGKVLVQHIWRSGLGWDERIGDTLLEQWKRWVKLLQQLNQVEIPRCYFPGYSSEGYRTAELHIFVDASEEAFAAVAYFRIVEETRVRCSLVSAKTKVAPLKLLSIPRLELSAAVLGARLSKSVIENHTLQSISRKTFWSDSCTFLSWLRADPRKYRQFVAFRLTEIHDLTQVDEWRWVPSRMNVADEATKWGKGPDITSSSRWFQAPKFLYEHPNSWPQQTTKEEESSEELRPIHLHLAVAREELLQYERFSKWERLVRAVSYVRRFVDNLRCKAKKQSPSNTEWLNRGELLRAETTVFKQIQHEANENQIV from the coding sequence ATGTCATCGATGGTTCCCACATCTGTTCCCAACGTCGCTAATCTGTCCGTCGCCCACGATGTTCCCCGCCGACAACTATTCGGTAGTCCAACCTCACAGCAACTCGCCGCCAGACACGTCGTGCCCAGAGAGCTTCCTGCTTTCGCCGGTGATCCCGTCGAGTGGCCGTTGTTCCTGAGCTGCTATCAAAATACGACCGATATGTGTGGCTATTCCGATGGCGAAAACCTTATGCGGTTGCAGCGGTGCCTCAAAGGAAACGCGTTGGAGGCTGTTCGAAGCCATATGATGCATCCTACATCCGTGCCGCTGATCATCGACACGTTAAAAACTCTATACGGACGCCCAGAACAGATCATCAACTCGCTACTATCCAAGCTACGTGCAACGCCAACCCCCAAGCCTGAACACCTGGAGAGCCTGATCGGTTTCGGTTTGGCGTGCAAAAACCTTTGTAGCCACCTCCAAGCAGCGGGTTTTCACGATCACCTTTCGAATCCCTTGTTGCTTCAGGAGTTGGTGAGTAAATTGCCAGCCACCCTCAAGCTAAACTGGTCACTCTTCAAGCGCCAACATGTGAACGCCGATCTTACTACGTTTGGCAACTACATGGACCAGATTGTGACAGCCGCCAGTGAGGTGACGTTTCTCTGTGAAGCAGATGGACATGGCAAGCAAGAAAAACCGAAGACGAAGGAGAAGATGTTTATGCACACTTCTGAGGAGAAGGCAGTGGAAAGTGTAGCAGCCAATCATAAGGAGAACAAGCCGAAGCCGTGTGTAGCCTGCCAGAAGGACGGTCACAAAATCAAGGATTGCTACAGCTTCCGCAAGATGACTCTCGAAGATCGCTGGAAATTGGTTCAGGAGCGGTTCCTCTGTCGTCGTTGTTTGGGTTCTCACGGCAGATTCCCATGCAAGGCAAGCAACTGTGGGGAGACTGGTTGTGAGGATCGGCACCACATGCTACTACATCTTGGGAATCCACAATTATCTAGAGCAACAGAAAACGCAGCAACTACAAGCACAGTTACCGTTCATCGTCAGCCCAAGCAAACCGTCCTGTTCCGGATTCTACCGGTGTCGCTACACGGGAATGGCAAAACAATCAGGACGTACGCCTTTCTCGACGACGGCTCATCCAGAACTCTGGTGGAAGCGAAGGTAGCTGCAGAGCTCGGCGTGACCGGCAACGTACATCTCCTCTGTTtgcagtggaccagtggagttGAGCGGGTGGAAGACGAATCACAGCTGATAAAGTTGCAGATTTCGGGTACGACAAATACCACAAGATTCGACTTGAAGGAAGTGCATACTGTGAAGAGTCTCAACCTTCCGGCCCAGTCATTGGCCTTCAGTGAACTTACCAAGCAATTTCCCCATCTACAAGGACTACCTGTCCAAAGCTACGCGACCGCCGTTCCCACGATCCTGATCGGCTTGGATAATTCGTTTGTGATGGCAACACGGAAAAGTAGAGAAGGAATTAGAGGCAGTCCGATCGCAGCCAAAACCAGGCTGGGCTGGACAGTCTATGGAAGCACGTGCGGCGAAGTGGTCCAGTCCACCCATCAGCTGTCTCACATTTCCGTTCGTTCGCCCGATCAAGAGCTCCACGACCTAGTGAAGGAGTTCTTTGCTTTGGAAAGTGCGGGTGCTGTAACTTCCACGAAAGAGAGCGACGATGATCGACGTGCCCGTCAAATTCTGGAAGAGACTACTGTACGGACGGAATCAGGGAGGTTCCAGACCGGCTTGCTGTGGAGGTGCGACCACGTGGAATTCCCGAATAGTCGGCCCATGGCGGAAAAGCGGTTCCGCTGTCTCGAGCGCCGCCTAGCATCAAGGCCCGATCCATACGACAACGTGAAGATCCAGATTACACAATACCAAGCCAAGGGATACGCACATAAGGCTAGTCCGGAGGAATTTGCCAGTTTCGACCCTAAGCGGACCTGGTTTCTGCCGTTGAACGTCGTTACAAACCCAAGGAAGCTGAACAAGGTTCGATTAGTGTGGGACGCGGCCGCTAAAGTCCAAGGGCACTCGTTCAATTCTGCTCTTCTTGCTGGTCCGGACTTGCTCGTACCGCTTCCGGCGGTTCTGTCTTCGTTTCGCCAGTTTGAGGTGGCCATCAGCGCTGACATCTGCGAGATGTTCCACCAGATCTTGATTCGGCCTGAGGACCGATCGGCACAGCTGTTCCTGTGGCGGGACGATCCCTCCAAGCCCTTCGAGGTGTTCGTCATGGACGTAGCAACGTTCGGCTCCACCTGctcaccttctgcagctcaaTTCGTCAAAAATCGGAATGCCGAAGAGTTttccgaagagtttccgcgGGCAGCGGAGGCAATCACGAAACGCCATTATGTAGACGATTTTCTGTGCAGCGTGGACACCGAGCAGGAAGCAGTGGAGCTAGCAGAACAGGTCAAGTTAGTGCACTCCAAGGCCGGATTCGTGATTCGAAATTGGCTGTCGAACTCTAGTTACGTTCTCAAACGGGTCGGGGAACAGCCAACAGAAATGATGGAAAAAGTTTGGATTGACAGGTCGGACGCTTACGAACGCGTTCTCGGAATGGTCTGGAAGCCTGAACCGGATGTCTTTGTTTTCCAAGGTGTTTTCCGAGAAGAAATCCAGGCTCTACTTTCTACTGTTCCAACCAAACGAGAAGTTCTGCGCACTGTGATGAGCATCTTCGACCCCATCGGACTGGTAGCCATCTTCGTCATCCACGGAAAAGTGCTTGTGCAGCATATCTGGCGCTCTGGACTTGGTTGGGATGAACGCATTGGTGACACACTGCTTGAGCAGTGGAAGCGATGGGTCAAGTTACTCCAGCAGCTGAATCAAGTCGAAATCCCACGTTGCTACTTCCCTGGCTACTCTTCCGAAGGCTACAGAACCGCCGAGCTGCACATTTTCGTAGACGCTTCCGAGGAAGCCTTTGCAGCCGTAGCATATTTCCGAATCGTCGAAGAAACAAGAGTTCGATGCTCGTTGGTGTCAGCGAAAACGAAGGTTGCCCCCCTGAAACTGCTGTCGATTCCCAGGCTAGAGTTGTCAGCCGCCGTTCTCGGTGCCCGACTTTCGAAATCCGTAATTGAGAACCACACACTTCAGTCAATCAGTcgcaaaacgttctggagtgaTTCCTGCACCTTTCTCTCTTGGTTGCGGGCAGATCCCAGGAAATATCGGCAATTTGTCGCATTCAGGTTGACAGAAATCCACGATCTCACGCAGGTCGATGAATGGCGCTGGGTGCCTTCGCGTATGAATGTCGCTGACGAGGCCACAAAGTGGGGCAAAGGTCCCGATATCACCTCCAGCAGTCGCTGGTTTCAAGCTCCAAAATTTCTATACGAGCATCCGAATTCGTGGCCACAGCAAACAACGAAAGAAGAGGAGTCTTCGGAAGAACTTCGTCCGATTCATCTTCACCTTGCAGTAGCCAGGGAAGAGCTGCTGCAGTACGAACGGTTTTCAAAATGGGAGCGCCTGGTCCGTGCTGTATCTTACGTACGCCGGTTCGTGGACAATCTTCGTTGCAAGGCAAAAAAGCAATCACCAAGCAACACGGAATGGTTAAATCGGGGCGAACTGCTGCGTGCGGAGACAACCGTCTTCAAACAAATCCAGCACGAGGCTAATGAAAATCAAATAGTATGA